A genomic window from Cricetulus griseus strain 17A/GY chromosome 4, alternate assembly CriGri-PICRH-1.0, whole genome shotgun sequence includes:
- the Ets2 gene encoding protein C-ets-2: MNDFAIKNMDQVAPVANSFRGTLKRQPAFDTFDGSLFAVFPSLSEEQTLQEVPTGLDSVSHDSASCELPLLTPCSKAVMSQALKATFSGFHKEQRRLGIPKNPWLWSEQQVCQWLLWATNEFSLVNVNLQRFGMNGQMLCNLGKERFLELAPDFVGDILWEHLEQMIKENQEKTEDQYEENSHLNAVPHWVSNNTLGFGMEQAPYGIQAPSYPKDSLLDSMCPPSATPAGLGSEQEFQMLPKSRLNTVSVNYCSITQDFPGSNLNLLTNGSGKPKDHDSPENGTDSFESSDSLLRSWNSQSSLLDVQRVPSFESFEEDCSQPLCLNKPTMSFKDYIQERSDPVEQGKPVIPAAVLAGFTGSGPIQLWQFLLELLSDKSCQSFISWTGDGWEFKLADPDEVARRWGKRKNKPKMNYEKLSRGLRYYYDKNIIHKTSGKRYVYRFVCDLQNLLGFTPEELHAILGVQPDTED, from the exons atgaATGATTTCGCAATCAAGAACATGGACCAAGTGGCCCCTGTCGCTAACAGTTTTCGAGGGACACTCAAG CGCCAGCCAGCCTTTGACACCTTTGATGGTTCTCTGTTTGCTGTGTTCCCCTCTCTCAGTGAAGAGCAGACACTCCAAGAAGTGCCCACAGGCTTGGACTCCGTCTCCCATG ATTCAGCCAGCTGTGAACTGCCCTTGCTCACGCCCTGCAGCAAGGCAGTGATGAGCCAAGCCTTAAAAGCCACCTTCAGTGGCTTCCACAAGGAGCAACGGCGTCTTGGCATTCCCAAAA ACCCCTGGCTTTGGAGTGAGCAGCAGGTGTGCCAGTGGCTGCTGTGGGCCACCAATGAGTTCAGCCTGGTGAACGTGAATCTGCAGCGGTTTGGCATGAATGGCCAGATGCTCTGTAACCTCGGCAAAGAGCGCTTTCTGGAGCTGGCACCTGACTTTGTGGGTGACATCCTCTGGGAACATCTGGAGCAGATGATCAAAG AGaaccaagaaaagacagaagacCAATATGAAGAAAACTCACACCTCAACGCGGTCCCTCATTGGGTCAGCAACAATACATTAG GTTTTGGCATGGAACAGGCTCCGTATGGAATACAGGCACCAAGCTACCCCAAAGACAGCCTCCTGGACAGCATGTGCCCGCCGTCTGCAACGCCTGCAGGTCTTGGCTCTGAGCAGGAGTTCCAGATGTTGCCCAAGTCTCGGCTCAATACTGTCAGTGTCAATTACTGTTCCATCACGCAGGACTTCCCTGGCAGCAACTTGAATTTGCTCACCAATGGCTCTG GGAAACCCAAGGACCATGACTCTCCAGAGAATGGTACAGACAGCTTCGAGAGCTCCGACTCGCTCCTGAGGTCCTGGAACAGCCAGTCGTCCCTACTAGATGTGCAGCGGGTACCTTCCTTTGAGAGCTTCGAGGAGGACTGTAGCCAGCCACTGTGCCTCAATAAACCAACCATGTCCTTCAAGGACTACATCCAAGAGAGGAGTGACCCAGTTGAACAAGGCAAACCAGTTATTCCTGCGGCAGTACTGGCTGGCTTCACCG GAAGCGGACCCATCCAACTGTGGCAGTTCCTTCTGGAGCTGCTCTCTGACAAATCCTGTCAATCTTTTATCAGCTGGACAGGGGATGGATGGGAGTTCAAGCTTGCTGACCCTGACGAG GTGGCCCGCCggtggggaaagaggaaaaataaaccaaagatGAACTACGAGAAGCTGAGCCGGGGTCTACGATACTACTATGACAAAAACATCATCCACAAGACGTCAGGCAAGCGCTACGTGTACCGATTTGTGTGTGACCTGCAGAACTTGCTAGGGTTCACTCCTGAGGAACTGCATGCCATCCTGGGCGTCCAGCCTGACACAGAAGACTGA